A stretch of Pseudolysobacter antarcticus DNA encodes these proteins:
- a CDS encoding VOC family protein — MITHIKFVGIPVSDQDRALKFYTEQLGFEIATDQPMGPGQRWIELRVAHSTTRMVLFTPDGQQDRIGTFFNGALACDNVEATHRQLTQRGVEFVEPPTKQPWGTFAKFRDPDGNIFVLSST, encoded by the coding sequence ATGATCACTCACATCAAATTTGTCGGCATTCCGGTCAGCGACCAGGATCGCGCGCTGAAATTTTATACCGAACAACTCGGATTCGAGATCGCTACCGACCAGCCAATGGGCCCCGGGCAGCGCTGGATCGAACTGCGCGTGGCGCACTCAACCACACGAATGGTGCTGTTCACGCCTGATGGTCAGCAGGATCGCATCGGCACATTCTTCAATGGCGCACTCGCTTGCGACAACGTCGAAGCGACGCATCGACAGCTAACGCAACGCGGTGTCGAATTCGTCGAGCCACCGACCAAACAACCGTGGGGTACGTTTGCAAAATTCCGTGATCCGGATGGAAATATTTTTGTCTTGTCATCTACCTAG
- a CDS encoding GlxA family transcriptional regulator, with amino-acid sequence MKHKPLLIGILGYDGINALDLTGPAEAFVSAEQIDARGNAQRCYELLIIGMTDQPFTAESGIVFHPATDLAHAPEVDTIIVPGGIGLRIGPYGTALDRWLRERATRTRRVASVCTGAYALARTGLLDGRRVTTHWRHAADLRAQFPALLVDADALFIKDGNFYTAAGVSAGIDLALALIEEDFGGQVALSAAREMVVYVKRSGGQDQYSEPLQFQTRAIDTFSELVTWIMAHLDQDLSVDVLAERAHLGTRHFSRRFKEVFDTTPADFVLSLRLTEARRRLTMPRSNLDRIATSIGFQSAQSFRRAFEKHYGLSPKAYRERFGAE; translated from the coding sequence ATGAAACACAAACCACTCCTGATCGGCATCCTCGGCTACGACGGTATCAACGCACTCGACCTGACCGGGCCGGCCGAGGCATTTGTCAGTGCGGAGCAGATCGACGCACGCGGAAATGCGCAGCGCTGTTACGAGTTGTTGATCATCGGCATGACCGACCAGCCTTTTACCGCGGAGTCGGGCATCGTGTTTCACCCGGCGACCGACCTGGCGCACGCACCCGAGGTCGATACCATCATCGTGCCGGGCGGAATTGGTCTGCGTATCGGGCCTTACGGCACAGCACTGGATCGCTGGCTGCGCGAACGCGCAACGCGCACGCGCCGCGTTGCCTCAGTGTGCACGGGCGCCTATGCGCTCGCACGGACCGGCCTGCTCGACGGACGCCGCGTGACCACGCACTGGCGCCATGCGGCGGATCTGCGTGCGCAGTTTCCGGCGCTGCTGGTCGATGCCGATGCGTTGTTCATCAAGGATGGAAATTTTTATACGGCGGCGGGTGTGAGCGCGGGGATCGACCTTGCACTGGCCCTGATCGAAGAGGATTTCGGTGGCCAGGTCGCCTTGTCGGCAGCACGCGAGATGGTGGTCTACGTCAAACGCTCCGGCGGGCAGGATCAATACTCGGAACCGCTGCAATTTCAGACGCGTGCGATCGATACTTTCAGCGAGCTCGTGACGTGGATCATGGCGCATCTGGATCAGGATCTTTCGGTCGATGTGCTGGCCGAGCGGGCGCATCTCGGCACACGCCATTTCAGCCGGCGCTTCAAGGAAGTGTTCGATACCACGCCCGCGGATTTTGTATTGTCGTTGCGTTTGACCGAAGCACGTCGGCGCCTGACCATGCCACGTAGCAATCTCGATCGCATCGCCACGTCGATCGGATTCCAGAGCGCGCAATCCTTCCGTCGCGCCTTCGAAAAACACTACGGCCTGTCACCCAAGGCTTATCGCGAGCGGTTCGGCGCCGAATAG